The following are encoded in a window of Microbacterium sp. LWO13-1.2 genomic DNA:
- a CDS encoding WYL domain-containing protein, whose protein sequence is MSAQTKPLLAADRVRLYLTLVPYLLEHGQVSLAEAAEEFGVTPQEMRGMVEKLTVIGLPGDSGYWQQPQEMFDINWDLLDEDDVIEITNDVALRRVPRFTAREAAALLAGLQMVAAVPAVSDSGLIAGLISKLSRGAANAPAEVVVAPSAVDHVRQVVARGVQEGVAVSFTYQAPDAAPTTRTVDPVQILITNAQWYLQGWCHLREAMRTFHLDRVSDPQLTDIPITHAGDSVPEAFSAVDDEGEVRVVLPERLAPLLGGFLSADNVETRDGVLEARLRLADPRGIKRVAARFGGALEVKDPGIARTATREWAAAGLALYRHPQHDD, encoded by the coding sequence ATGAGCGCTCAGACCAAGCCGCTGCTCGCAGCCGACCGAGTCCGGCTCTACCTCACACTGGTGCCGTACCTCCTCGAGCACGGGCAGGTATCACTCGCCGAGGCCGCCGAGGAGTTCGGTGTGACGCCCCAGGAGATGCGCGGGATGGTGGAGAAGCTCACCGTTATCGGGCTGCCCGGCGACTCCGGCTACTGGCAGCAGCCCCAGGAGATGTTCGACATCAACTGGGATCTCCTCGACGAGGACGACGTCATCGAGATCACCAATGACGTCGCCCTGCGGAGAGTGCCTCGGTTCACCGCGAGGGAGGCGGCCGCGTTGCTCGCCGGGCTTCAGATGGTCGCAGCAGTGCCAGCGGTCTCCGATTCGGGCCTCATCGCCGGACTCATCTCCAAGCTGTCCCGAGGTGCGGCGAACGCGCCGGCCGAGGTGGTCGTCGCCCCGAGCGCCGTCGATCACGTGCGGCAGGTCGTCGCCAGGGGAGTGCAGGAGGGCGTAGCCGTCTCCTTCACGTATCAGGCGCCGGATGCCGCACCGACGACGCGCACGGTCGACCCTGTGCAGATCCTGATCACCAACGCGCAATGGTATCTGCAGGGCTGGTGTCATCTGCGCGAGGCGATGCGCACCTTCCACCTGGACCGCGTCAGTGACCCGCAGTTGACCGATATTCCGATCACGCACGCCGGCGACTCCGTCCCCGAGGCGTTCTCCGCCGTCGATGACGAGGGCGAGGTTCGGGTGGTGCTCCCAGAGCGACTCGCACCCCTGCTCGGCGGATTCCTCTCCGCGGACAACGTCGAAACACGCGATGGGGTCCTCGAAGCCCGCCTGCGTCTGGCCGACCCGCGCGGCATCAAGCGCGTCGCCGCCCGCTTCGGCGGTGCACTCGAGGTGAAAGACCCCGGCATCGCCCGGACGGCCACCCGAGAATGGGCGGCAGCGGGACTCGCACTGTATCGGCATCCGCAGCACGATGATTGA
- a CDS encoding WYL domain-containing protein, translated as MAARIPAEERLTNLVVALMATEIGLTKQQILDNVSGYRQRADAGTRADALEKMFERDKDELRTLGVPIETIGDPSDPNDLREARYRIPQAEYDLPSDIEFSSAELAVLRLAGSVWSAESVSADAQSGVRKIRALGIDGDEPIIGFAPRITARDAGFAPLQDAIEKCRVVVFDYLKPGEDAPRRRRIRPLALVDYAARWHVFGIDVDADADRMFLLSRITGDVTITNETFAPGLRDGAGERALAGLDRVAAENTALLEVTPGTEAALRLGRRATAAPQGIRVPFVDLHILADEIASYGPEVRVVDPAPLRDAVIARLRAVIESHTDAEEAR; from the coding sequence ATGGCTGCCCGGATTCCCGCGGAGGAGCGCCTGACGAATCTCGTCGTGGCGTTGATGGCCACGGAGATCGGGCTCACCAAGCAGCAGATTCTCGACAACGTCTCCGGTTATCGGCAGCGTGCCGATGCCGGAACGCGCGCGGATGCTCTCGAGAAGATGTTCGAGCGCGACAAGGATGAGCTGCGCACACTCGGTGTGCCGATCGAGACCATCGGAGATCCGTCCGACCCGAATGACCTCCGCGAGGCTCGCTATCGCATACCGCAGGCGGAATACGACCTGCCCAGCGACATCGAGTTCAGTTCCGCCGAGCTTGCGGTATTGCGACTGGCCGGCAGCGTCTGGAGCGCGGAATCCGTTTCGGCCGACGCGCAGTCCGGAGTGCGCAAGATCCGTGCGCTCGGAATCGACGGAGACGAGCCGATCATCGGATTCGCGCCGCGGATCACCGCACGCGACGCCGGATTCGCGCCCCTTCAGGACGCGATCGAGAAATGCCGAGTGGTCGTGTTCGACTATCTCAAGCCGGGTGAGGATGCTCCGCGGCGCCGTCGGATCCGCCCTCTGGCGCTTGTGGACTATGCGGCGCGATGGCACGTCTTCGGCATCGATGTCGATGCCGACGCCGACCGGATGTTCCTGCTCAGCCGGATCACTGGCGATGTCACCATCACGAACGAGACTTTCGCTCCCGGACTGCGTGACGGGGCGGGAGAGCGCGCGTTGGCCGGTCTCGACCGCGTTGCCGCGGAGAACACGGCTCTCCTGGAGGTCACACCGGGCACAGAGGCCGCGCTGCGGCTGGGGCGCCGAGCGACGGCGGCACCGCAGGGCATCCGCGTGCCGTTCGTGGATCTTCATATCCTCGCCGACGAGATCGCGTCCTACGGTCCTGAGGTCAGAGTCGTGGATCCTGCCCCGCTACGCGATGCGGTGATCGCCCGTCTGCGTGCGGTCATCGAGAGCCATACGGATGCGGAGGAGGCACGATGA
- a CDS encoding tRNA (adenine-N1)-methyltransferase — MTEASAQRPSGPFREGDRVQLTGPKGRLHTVTLKEDGELHTHHGVLRHRDLIGLPDGSVVANSSEHEYLALRPLLKDFAMSMPRGAAIVYPKDAAQIVMQADIFPGATVVEAGVGSGALSLSLLRAVGPAGKLVSFERRDDFAEVAKGNVATFFGGTPDTWRVVVGDLTEALPLEQPSGSVDRVVLDMLAPWECMDAVAEALTPGGVVLCYVATATQLSRVAEYIRGTGLFTDPDASETMVRGWHVEGLAVRPDHRMVAHTGFLLTARRLAPGAIAPSVKRRASKSSYGDADVEQWTPGAVGDREITDKNLRKRAREAAKAADGARLASASRETEQGTE; from the coding sequence ATGACCGAAGCGAGCGCACAGCGCCCCAGTGGGCCGTTCCGCGAGGGCGATCGTGTGCAGCTCACCGGTCCCAAGGGCCGCCTGCACACCGTCACCCTCAAGGAGGACGGCGAGCTCCACACCCACCACGGCGTCTTGCGGCATCGGGATCTCATCGGCCTCCCAGACGGCTCTGTCGTGGCGAACAGCTCGGAGCACGAATACCTCGCGCTTCGCCCGCTGCTCAAGGACTTCGCGATGTCGATGCCGCGTGGCGCGGCGATCGTCTACCCGAAGGATGCCGCGCAGATCGTGATGCAGGCCGACATTTTCCCCGGTGCCACCGTGGTCGAGGCCGGGGTGGGCTCGGGGGCGCTGTCGCTCTCGCTGCTGCGCGCGGTCGGTCCCGCTGGAAAGCTCGTGTCGTTCGAACGTCGCGACGATTTCGCAGAGGTCGCCAAGGGCAACGTCGCGACCTTCTTCGGCGGAACCCCGGATACCTGGCGCGTCGTCGTCGGCGACCTGACCGAGGCTCTTCCTCTCGAGCAGCCTTCCGGGAGCGTCGATCGCGTGGTGCTCGACATGCTCGCGCCCTGGGAATGCATGGATGCTGTCGCCGAGGCGCTCACACCGGGTGGCGTGGTGCTCTGCTACGTCGCGACCGCGACGCAGCTCTCGAGGGTTGCCGAGTACATCCGTGGCACCGGACTCTTCACCGATCCGGACGCCTCCGAAACCATGGTCCGCGGCTGGCACGTCGAAGGGCTCGCTGTCCGACCAGACCACCGGATGGTCGCGCACACCGGTTTCCTGCTCACCGCGCGTCGTCTGGCACCGGGGGCCATCGCTCCCTCTGTCAAGCGCCGTGCGTCCAAGAGCAGCTACGGTGACGCCGATGTCGAGCAGTGGACCCCCGGGGCCGTGGGGGACCGCGAGATCACCGATAAGAATCTGCGCAAGCGTGCCAGGGAGGCCGCGAAGGCGGCCGACGGGGCGCGTCTCGCCTCGGCATCGCGCGAAACCGAGCAGGGGACGGAATAG
- a CDS encoding HAD family phosphatase: MRQPKAVLWDMDGTLVDTEPYWMAAETVLVESFGGTWSHADALQLVGNGLHDSAVILRNAGVEMDPEAIIQYLTDQVQESLRTNGVPFRPGARELLRDLKDAGIRTGLVTMSLRRMALSVVELIEFDAFDIVVAGDDVEQPKPHPEPYLRAAELLDIDIAHAVVIEDSPTGLRSGIASGAVVLGVPHIVSLDDLGAHELWPTLHERKAADLVDLFGRMTAMTGVTR, encoded by the coding sequence ATCAGACAGCCCAAGGCAGTCCTCTGGGACATGGACGGAACACTCGTCGACACGGAACCGTACTGGATGGCTGCGGAGACGGTGCTGGTGGAGTCGTTCGGCGGAACGTGGAGCCACGCCGATGCGCTGCAACTGGTCGGCAACGGCCTCCACGACAGTGCCGTGATTCTGCGGAACGCGGGTGTCGAGATGGACCCCGAGGCCATCATCCAGTACTTGACGGACCAGGTGCAGGAGTCACTGCGGACGAATGGCGTGCCGTTCCGCCCCGGCGCGCGTGAGCTTCTCCGCGACCTCAAGGATGCGGGCATCCGCACCGGCCTCGTGACCATGTCGCTGCGGCGGATGGCGCTGAGCGTCGTCGAGCTCATCGAATTCGACGCGTTCGACATCGTGGTCGCCGGCGATGATGTCGAGCAACCGAAGCCGCACCCTGAGCCGTACCTCCGAGCCGCTGAGCTGCTCGACATCGACATCGCGCACGCCGTCGTCATCGAGGATTCTCCGACGGGGCTGCGTTCCGGAATCGCATCGGGCGCCGTCGTGCTCGGCGTGCCGCACATCGTCTCCCTCGACGATCTCGGCGCCCACGAACTCTGGCCGACGCTGCATGAGCGAAAAGCCGCTGATCTGGTCGACCTCTTCGGCCGAATGACCGCAATGACAGGAGTCACCCGATGA
- a CDS encoding PAC2 family protein, with protein MDVLGSRIIIAAFDGWNDAGEAASGAIEALRSMTDYDLVHSIDPELYFDYQYTRPATRMDAEGRRQLRWPEAGLWRPRDAGTGPEFWLLTGVEPARTWQAFASEFIDVALRDDVSGLVTLGAMLSDVPHTRPISIFASSQNEQVREAHGLERSLYEGPVGILSVFEHFAEHAGIPTASLWASVPHYVATATPSPKVTLALLDRLEELTGVNVPRDHLRTEAAAWEASIDAAAAEDEDMAEYIRQLERTRDTWDSPDASGDAIAQAFERYLRRRGDGPGDFKR; from the coding sequence ATGGATGTTCTCGGTTCGCGCATCATCATCGCCGCCTTCGACGGCTGGAACGATGCGGGCGAGGCGGCGAGCGGTGCGATCGAGGCGCTGCGGTCGATGACCGACTACGACCTCGTGCACTCGATCGACCCCGAACTGTACTTCGACTACCAGTACACGCGCCCGGCCACCCGGATGGATGCCGAGGGCAGACGTCAGCTGCGATGGCCCGAGGCCGGACTGTGGCGACCGCGCGATGCCGGCACCGGTCCCGAGTTCTGGCTGCTCACCGGCGTCGAGCCGGCACGCACCTGGCAGGCGTTCGCCAGCGAGTTCATCGACGTCGCACTGCGCGACGACGTATCCGGTCTGGTGACGCTCGGTGCCATGCTGTCCGACGTTCCGCACACGCGCCCGATCTCGATCTTCGCATCGAGCCAGAACGAGCAGGTGCGCGAAGCGCACGGTCTGGAGCGCTCGCTCTACGAGGGGCCGGTAGGCATCCTGAGCGTCTTCGAGCACTTCGCCGAGCATGCCGGCATTCCCACGGCCAGCCTCTGGGCGAGCGTCCCCCACTACGTCGCCACGGCGACTCCCTCGCCGAAGGTCACCCTGGCGCTGCTGGACAGGCTCGAAGAGCTGACCGGTGTCAACGTCCCGCGGGATCATCTGCGCACGGAGGCAGCGGCCTGGGAAGCCTCGATCGACGCGGCGGCGGCAGAGGACGAGGACATGGCCGAGTACATCCGCCAGCTCGAGCGCACCCGCGACACCTGGGACTCCCCCGACGCCTCCGGCGATGCCATCGCCCAGGCCTTCGAGCGCTACCTGCGGCGCCGCGGCGACGGGCCGGGCGACTTCAAGCGCTAG
- a CDS encoding undecaprenyl-diphosphate phosphatase, with product MHLLEALILGIVQGLTEFLPISSSAHLRILGTFLPSGEDPGAAFTAITQIGTEAAVVVFFWRDIVRIISQWFRSLTGKAPRNDPDARMGWLIIIGSIPIVVLGLLFQDQIETVFRSLWLIAIMLIVFGILLGIADYVGAKRRKLNELTVPHGIAFGLAQSLSLIPGVSRSGGTITIGLFLGYERAAAARYAFLLAIPAVFGSGFYQLFKSWDEPSIFSLGDTLAATGIAFVVALGVIAFFMNWISKRSFLPFVIYRILLGVALLVLLGTGVIAA from the coding sequence ATGCACCTGCTTGAAGCGCTCATCCTCGGCATCGTTCAGGGACTCACCGAGTTCCTGCCGATCTCCTCCAGCGCGCACCTGCGCATTCTCGGAACTTTCCTGCCTTCCGGTGAGGACCCGGGGGCCGCCTTCACCGCGATCACGCAGATCGGCACCGAGGCCGCCGTCGTCGTGTTCTTCTGGCGCGACATCGTGCGGATCATCTCGCAGTGGTTCCGTTCCCTGACCGGGAAGGCGCCGCGAAACGACCCGGATGCACGGATGGGATGGCTGATCATCATCGGCAGCATCCCGATCGTCGTGCTCGGCCTGCTCTTCCAGGATCAGATCGAGACCGTCTTCCGCTCGCTGTGGCTCATCGCCATCATGCTCATCGTCTTCGGCATCCTGCTCGGAATCGCGGACTACGTCGGGGCGAAGCGGCGCAAGCTGAACGAGCTCACCGTCCCGCACGGCATCGCGTTCGGTCTCGCGCAGTCGCTGTCGCTGATCCCCGGTGTCTCGCGCTCGGGCGGAACGATCACGATCGGGCTGTTCCTGGGCTACGAGCGCGCGGCTGCCGCGCGCTACGCATTCCTGCTGGCGATCCCTGCCGTCTTCGGCAGCGGCTTCTATCAGCTCTTCAAGAGCTGGGATGAGCCGTCGATCTTCTCGTTGGGCGACACCCTGGCCGCGACCGGAATCGCGTTCGTCGTCGCCCTCGGCGTGATCGCGTTCTTCATGAACTGGATCTCGAAGCGCAGCTTCCTGCCGTTCGTGATCTACCGGATCCTGCTCGGCGTCGCGCTGCTCGTCCTGCTCGGCACCGGAGTGATCGCCGCCTGA
- a CDS encoding M20/M25/M40 family metallo-hydrolase — protein MIDPSVPEVVRIASELIRFDTSNFGGGNAKGEREAAEYVGAYLESLGLTPEYYEPIPRRTNVMARVPGRDRTKPALVVHGHLDVVPAMAEDWSVDPFAGIVQDGMLWGRGAVDMKNMNAMILTSVADILRAGEQPERDLVLAFFADEENGGVEGSALVVQNRPEWFAGATEAISEVGGYSITVDDRRAYLLQVGEKALIWIRLVAKGRAGHGSRLHEDNAVTKLAEAVAAIGRTRWPIRLTATTEALLDGLSALSGRPVDDPDALAAAAGPAEAFLRSTFRTTTNPTVLTAGYKHNVIPERAEALIDVRVIPGTEDDVLAQLQEIVGDEITIETVVRDIGMETPFSGDLVEAMVASLGRHDPGVPVIPYLLGAGTDNKALSYLGITGYGFAPLRLPADLDFTGMFHGVDERVPVESLVFGQQVLTDLLRHY, from the coding sequence ATGATCGATCCTTCCGTCCCCGAGGTCGTCCGCATCGCGAGCGAACTCATCCGCTTCGACACCTCGAACTTCGGAGGTGGCAACGCGAAGGGTGAGCGCGAGGCAGCCGAGTACGTCGGCGCGTACCTGGAATCGCTCGGATTGACGCCGGAGTACTACGAGCCGATCCCGCGGCGCACCAACGTCATGGCGCGCGTCCCCGGCCGTGACCGCACGAAGCCGGCGCTGGTCGTGCACGGCCACCTCGACGTCGTGCCCGCGATGGCGGAGGACTGGAGCGTTGACCCGTTCGCCGGCATCGTGCAGGACGGGATGTTGTGGGGCCGCGGAGCGGTCGACATGAAGAACATGAACGCGATGATCCTCACCTCGGTTGCCGACATCCTGCGTGCGGGGGAGCAGCCGGAGCGCGACCTCGTTCTGGCGTTCTTCGCCGATGAGGAGAACGGCGGAGTCGAAGGCTCGGCGCTGGTCGTCCAGAACCGGCCGGAATGGTTCGCCGGAGCGACGGAGGCCATCAGCGAGGTCGGCGGATATTCGATCACGGTCGACGACCGGCGCGCGTACCTGCTCCAGGTCGGCGAGAAGGCGCTCATCTGGATCCGCCTCGTCGCCAAGGGGCGAGCAGGCCACGGGAGCAGGCTGCACGAAGACAACGCCGTCACCAAACTCGCCGAGGCGGTCGCCGCGATCGGGCGCACCCGCTGGCCGATCCGGCTCACAGCGACGACCGAGGCGCTGTTGGACGGTCTCAGTGCCTTGAGCGGTCGCCCCGTGGACGATCCGGACGCTCTGGCTGCCGCCGCCGGCCCCGCCGAGGCATTCCTGCGCTCCACGTTCCGCACCACCACGAACCCGACCGTTCTCACCGCCGGATACAAGCACAACGTCATCCCGGAGCGCGCAGAGGCGCTCATCGACGTGCGCGTCATCCCCGGCACCGAGGACGACGTGCTCGCGCAGCTGCAGGAGATCGTGGGCGACGAGATCACCATCGAGACGGTGGTCCGCGACATCGGCATGGAAACGCCCTTCAGCGGCGATCTCGTGGAGGCGATGGTCGCGAGCCTCGGACGGCACGATCCCGGTGTTCCGGTGATTCCGTACCTGCTGGGCGCCGGAACCGACAACAAGGCGCTGTCCTACCTCGGCATCACCGGGTACGGCTTCGCCCCTCTCCGGCTGCCGGCCGATCTGGACTTCACCGGGATGTTCCACGGAGTCGATGAACGCGTGCCCGTAGAATCACTTGTCTTCGGCCAGCAGGTGCTGACCGATCTGCTGCGCCATTACTGA
- a CDS encoding PQQ-dependent sugar dehydrogenase, whose protein sequence is MPGPKRGMLSLFVVSAVLLTACTQPVLSGNPGSSSSPGPTSSSPGPIGTGEPTVIASGLDAPWSVVFAGDTALISERDTAIVRELLADGSTREVGTVGGVTARGEGGLLGLAVHDDTSLYVYSTGSDGNRIQRFRLTGEPGSLSIGAVETIIDGLPSAGNHNGGRIAFGPDGMLYATTGDAGDPDSAQDRDSLGGKILRLTPDGAIPADNPFPDSPVYSYGHRNPQGIAWSKNGTMYASEFGQDTWDELNVIAAGENYGWPEVEGIAGSPDYVDPVQQWAPADASPSGIAIRGGMLYIANLRGERLRVVPLDDPSTSSEILVGTNGRLRDVVETPDGALLVLTNNTDGRGDPGEDDDRLLQLD, encoded by the coding sequence ATGCCAGGACCGAAACGCGGGATGCTCTCCCTCTTCGTCGTGTCAGCGGTGCTGCTCACAGCGTGCACGCAGCCGGTTCTGTCCGGGAACCCCGGTTCCTCCTCGTCACCCGGTCCGACAAGCTCATCGCCTGGTCCGATAGGCACGGGAGAACCGACCGTCATCGCCTCCGGTCTCGATGCGCCGTGGTCGGTCGTCTTCGCGGGCGATACCGCACTCATCAGCGAGCGCGACACGGCGATCGTGCGCGAACTGCTCGCCGACGGTTCGACGCGCGAGGTGGGCACCGTAGGCGGCGTCACCGCCAGAGGCGAGGGCGGCCTGCTCGGACTCGCCGTGCACGACGACACCTCCCTCTACGTCTACTCGACGGGCAGCGACGGCAATCGCATCCAGCGTTTCCGCCTCACCGGCGAGCCGGGATCCCTGTCGATCGGCGCAGTGGAGACGATCATCGACGGCCTGCCATCGGCCGGAAATCACAACGGCGGCAGGATCGCCTTCGGCCCCGACGGGATGCTGTACGCCACGACCGGCGACGCCGGGGATCCGGACAGCGCGCAGGATCGCGACAGTCTCGGTGGAAAGATCCTGCGACTCACACCGGATGGCGCAATCCCCGCCGACAACCCCTTCCCCGACTCCCCCGTGTACAGCTACGGCCACCGCAACCCGCAGGGCATCGCATGGTCGAAGAACGGCACCATGTACGCCTCGGAGTTCGGACAGGACACCTGGGATGAGCTGAACGTCATCGCTGCCGGGGAGAACTACGGGTGGCCCGAGGTCGAGGGCATCGCCGGCTCACCAGACTATGTCGACCCCGTGCAGCAGTGGGCGCCAGCTGATGCGAGCCCGAGCGGCATCGCCATTCGCGGAGGGATGCTCTATATCGCGAATCTGCGCGGTGAGCGACTCCGTGTCGTGCCCCTGGACGATCCGTCGACCTCGTCGGAGATTCTCGTCGGCACGAATGGGCGGCTGCGCGATGTCGTCGAGACCCCGGACGGTGCCCTGTTGGTGCTCACGAACAACACCGATGGGCGCGGGGACCCCGGCGAGGACGACGACCGGTTGCTTCAGCTCGACTGA
- a CDS encoding VIT1/CCC1 family protein, whose product MTAPAAAEPTAADRRRWARYLVEERAEGLVYQKLAARRTGEEQQILLHLADAERRHEQHWLDLLGGEPARLPSAGARSRMLGWMAGRFGSIFVLALAQNAEARSPYDAEQYATPAMRADEKVHYEVVRGLAARGRRRLSGSFRAAVFGANDGLVSNLALVLGIGATGVSSGFVLFSGIAGLLAGALSMGAGEFVSVRSQRELLASTEANEDAADAAADLDIDENELALVYRARGMAQEEALARARRVVAAAQEGVRRTVTGPVRVHGASDDHEIVGRDWTAAISSFLLFASGAIIPVLPWLFGLQGTTAIIVALVLVGIALLSTGAMVGILSGGPPLRRALRQLAIGFGAAAVTYVLGLVFGVGAL is encoded by the coding sequence ATGACCGCGCCCGCTGCCGCCGAGCCGACCGCAGCCGATCGCCGCCGCTGGGCCCGTTACCTGGTGGAAGAGCGAGCGGAGGGACTCGTCTATCAGAAGCTCGCCGCGCGACGAACCGGCGAAGAACAGCAGATCCTGCTCCATCTCGCTGATGCCGAACGCCGTCACGAGCAGCACTGGCTCGACCTGCTCGGCGGAGAACCCGCACGTCTTCCCAGCGCCGGCGCGCGTTCTCGGATGCTCGGTTGGATGGCCGGTCGCTTCGGCTCGATCTTCGTTCTGGCCCTCGCGCAGAACGCCGAGGCACGCTCGCCCTACGACGCTGAGCAGTACGCCACACCGGCGATGCGGGCAGATGAGAAGGTCCACTACGAGGTCGTCCGAGGACTCGCCGCGCGGGGCCGACGGCGGCTTTCCGGCTCCTTCCGTGCCGCCGTGTTCGGCGCGAATGACGGACTGGTCAGCAACCTGGCCCTGGTGCTCGGCATCGGTGCGACCGGGGTGAGTTCGGGATTCGTGCTCTTCAGTGGCATCGCCGGTCTGCTCGCCGGAGCGCTCTCGATGGGCGCGGGGGAGTTCGTGTCGGTGCGCTCCCAGCGCGAGCTCCTCGCATCCACGGAGGCGAATGAGGACGCAGCGGATGCCGCGGCCGACCTCGACATCGACGAGAACGAGCTCGCGCTGGTCTACCGGGCGAGGGGGATGGCCCAGGAGGAGGCGCTGGCGCGGGCGCGCCGCGTCGTCGCGGCGGCGCAGGAAGGCGTGCGTCGAACGGTCACCGGACCTGTCCGCGTCCACGGTGCATCCGATGACCATGAGATCGTCGGCCGAGATTGGACGGCGGCGATCTCGAGTTTCCTGCTGTTCGCGTCGGGGGCGATCATTCCGGTTCTGCCGTGGCTGTTCGGCCTGCAAGGAACCACAGCCATCATCGTGGCACTCGTGCTCGTCGGCATAGCGCTGCTGTCGACGGGAGCCATGGTCGGCATCCTCTCCGGCGGCCCCCCTCTGCGTCGCGCACTCCGCCAGCTGGCCATCGGGTTCGGGGCAGCTGCCGTCACCTACGTGCTCGGCTTGGTCTTCGGCGTCGGAGCGCTCTGA
- a CDS encoding DEAD/DEAH box helicase codes for MLSPSFPQRAPWGTADKLRAWQREALDAYFQADQRDFLVAATPGAGKTTFALTLAVELLRIGEVDRIIVVAPTEHLKTQWADAAARVHIRLDPRFKNSHWAPARHYHGAVVTYAQVAAKSSVHRHLTEDAKTLVILDEVHHGGDALSWGDAIRDAYGPARRRLLLSGTPFRSDTAPIPFVDYLPDESGARVSSTDYRYGYGRALADGVVRPVLFHMYAGKMRWRTSAGDEIETHLGQDNTKDVTSQAWRTALDPEGDWMPAVLSAADRRLTEIRHHVPDAGGLVLATDQTVARAYAKILHSITRQHPTVVLSDDATASERIEKFSASTDRWMVAVRMVSEGVDVPRLAVGVYATSSSTPLFFAQAIGRFVRARRRGEAASVFLPNVPVLMGLANEMEKQRDHALDRQSKDEDGLDDSLLDSANREEDASDALTQEFSYKAISSLAHFDRVVFDGDEFGQLAEPGTPEEEEFIGFPGLLEPEHVHELLMQRQARQSRLRETREANTEPTATSTLPAPLHRTLREQRQLLNSLVGLYARQAGEPHGAVHAELRRICGGPAVAQATVTQLQSRIDVLRKRVRS; via the coding sequence ATGCTCTCTCCGTCTTTCCCCCAGCGCGCCCCGTGGGGGACGGCCGACAAGCTCCGCGCCTGGCAGCGGGAGGCGCTCGACGCGTATTTCCAGGCCGATCAGCGCGACTTCCTGGTGGCGGCGACACCGGGCGCAGGTAAGACGACCTTCGCGCTCACGCTCGCCGTCGAGCTGCTGCGCATCGGTGAGGTCGACCGGATCATCGTCGTGGCGCCGACCGAGCATCTGAAGACCCAGTGGGCGGATGCCGCCGCTCGCGTCCACATCCGGCTCGACCCGCGGTTCAAGAACAGTCACTGGGCGCCGGCGCGGCACTACCACGGTGCGGTCGTCACGTACGCCCAGGTCGCGGCGAAGTCATCCGTGCACCGTCACCTCACCGAAGACGCCAAGACGCTGGTGATCCTCGACGAGGTGCATCACGGCGGCGACGCGCTGAGCTGGGGCGATGCCATTCGCGACGCCTACGGCCCGGCGCGGCGCCGTCTGCTGCTGTCCGGAACGCCGTTCCGCAGCGATACCGCGCCGATTCCGTTCGTCGACTACCTGCCGGACGAATCCGGCGCGCGCGTCTCCAGCACTGATTACCGCTATGGCTACGGTCGCGCTCTCGCGGACGGCGTCGTGCGGCCTGTGCTGTTCCACATGTACGCGGGCAAGATGCGCTGGCGCACCAGCGCGGGTGACGAGATCGAGACGCATCTCGGCCAGGACAACACGAAGGATGTCACGTCGCAGGCGTGGCGGACGGCTCTGGACCCTGAAGGCGATTGGATGCCCGCGGTGCTGTCGGCTGCGGACCGCCGGCTCACCGAGATCCGCCATCACGTGCCGGATGCCGGGGGACTGGTCCTCGCCACCGACCAGACGGTGGCGCGTGCCTACGCGAAGATCCTGCACAGCATCACTCGTCAGCATCCGACGGTCGTCCTCTCCGACGACGCGACGGCCTCTGAGCGCATCGAGAAGTTCAGCGCGAGCACCGACCGCTGGATGGTCGCGGTGCGCATGGTGTCCGAGGGTGTGGATGTGCCTAGGCTCGCCGTCGGCGTGTACGCGACGTCTTCCTCGACGCCGCTGTTCTTCGCACAGGCGATCGGACGCTTCGTGCGTGCGCGGCGCCGAGGCGAGGCCGCGAGCGTGTTCCTTCCCAACGTCCCCGTGCTGATGGGCCTCGCCAACGAGATGGAGAAGCAGCGCGATCACGCGCTGGATCGCCAGAGCAAAGACGAGGACGGTCTCGACGACTCGCTCCTGGACAGTGCGAACCGCGAAGAAGACGCCTCAGACGCCCTGACGCAGGAGTTCAGCTACAAGGCGATCTCGTCGCTCGCCCACTTCGACCGTGTCGTCTTCGACGGCGACGAGTTCGGCCAGCTCGCCGAGCCCGGTACGCCCGAGGAGGAGGAGTTCATCGGATTCCCCGGCCTGCTCGAGCCGGAGCACGTGCACGAGCTGCTGATGCAGCGACAGGCGCGCCAATCACGATTGCGCGAGACACGCGAAGCGAACACCGAACCCACCGCGACCTCCACGTTGCCCGCGCCGCTGCACCGCACCCTTCGAGAGCAGCGACAGCTGTTGAACAGCCTCGTCGGGCTCTACGCCCGCCAGGCCGGAGAACCGCACGGTGCGGTGCATGCCGAGCTCCGGCGCATCTGCGGCGGTCCCGCGGTCGCACAGGCGACCGTGACGCAACTGCAGTCACGGATCGATGTCCTTCGCAAACGCGTGCGGTCGTAG